The Candidatus Eisenbacteria bacterium DNA window CCGGCGCGAACGGAATGCGACTCGATGCCGCAGCCTCGTGGCCGCGTCGCGGCGGCCCGGCGGTGCGACAACGTGTCGCAGGACGGGACACCCGCGGAGCACACTGGTCGCTTGAAGCCGGCGGACGCCCGCGCTACGCCCAACGACGGTGACGGCGTCGCACGCAGGGCCCGAGGGCGGCCGGAGATACTCGGATGTGGGTGGCCGCACCGAGGTGAGCCTGCCCTGGCTCGCCCGTCTGCGCTGGGGCGCGATCGTCGGTCAGATCGTCGCGATCCTCGGCGGACACTACCTGTTCGCCCCGCAGATACCGCTTAGAGCGCTGCTCACCTGCGTCGCGCTGACGGCGGCGACCAACGTCTGGCTGAGCGTCGCGATCCGTCGCCGACGCCAGGTCGCCCCCGTGCTCGTCGGAGGATTGTTGCTCGTCGATACGTTGTGCCTGACCACGATCCTGCACCTGACCGGGGGCCCGACCAATCCGTTCAGCATCGTCTACCTCGTCCACATCACGCTCGCCGCCGTGATGCTGGGCGCGGCGTGGACGTGGGCGCTCGCGGCGTTGGCCGTCGCCTGCTACGCGCTCCTGTTCGTCCTCGTGTCGCCCGAAGTCACCACCCACCACATGATGGGCGGCGACTTCTCCTCGCACCTGCACGGCATGCTGCTCGCGTTCACGGTGGCGGCAGGGCTGACGGCGTACTTCGTCGTGCAGCTGCTGGCGGCCATCGAGCGCCGCGACGCCGACCTCGCGGAGTTCCGCGCGCGCACGGCCCGGAACGAGCGTCTGGCGTCGCTTGCGACGCTGGCAGCCGGCGCCGCTCACGAGCTCGGAACGCCCTTGGCCACGATCG harbors:
- a CDS encoding ATP-binding protein; this encodes MGGRTEVSLPWLARLRWGAIVGQIVAILGGHYLFAPQIPLRALLTCVALTAATNVWLSVAIRRRRQVAPVLVGGLLLVDTLCLTTILHLTGGPTNPFSIVYLVHITLAAVMLGAAWTWALAALAVACYALLFVLVSPEVTTHHMMGGDFSSHLHGMLLAFTVAAGLTAYFVVQLLAAIERRDADLAEFRARTARNERLASLATLAAGAAHELGTPLATIAVAAKELERRLAGFPQGEAGALLDDARLIRAELHRCRQVLDDMAARSGEASGEAPGRFLPSVLVDDVLDGLGTEDRGRVAVTVSAAGLLAVPRRALSRAVANLVRNALDATPDGQIRLAVEQQASGLRIAVHDDGPGIPADVMAHVGEPFFSTKAAGRGMGLGIFLSRAIAEQMGGRLALESIPGRGATAVVELPSSVLSE